In one Alkalibaculum bacchi genomic region, the following are encoded:
- a CDS encoding saccharopine dehydrogenase family protein — MGKALIIGCGGVASVAIHKCCQNSEVFEEICIASRTVSKCDELKEKLQGGKTKISTAKVDADNVDELIALINDFKPDVVLNLALPYQDLTIMDACLATKTNYVDTANYEPLDTAKFEYKWQWAYQDKFKEAGITALLGSGFDPGVTGVFSAYAMKHYFDEIHEIDILDCNGGDHGYPFATNFNPEINIREVTANGSYWENGEWIETEPMEIKRVYDFPEVGTKDMYLLHHEELESLALNIKGIKRIRFFMTFGQSYLTHLKCLENVGMTSIEPIEFEGKQIVPLQFLKAVLPDPASLGPRTVGKTNIGCIFKGIKDGEPKTYYVYNVCDHQESYREVGSQAISYTTGVPAMIGAMMLMTGTWKGEGVFNIEQFDPDPFMEALNKWGLPWKEDFNPELVD; from the coding sequence ATGGGAAAAGCATTAATAATAGGTTGTGGTGGCGTAGCAAGTGTTGCAATTCACAAATGTTGCCAAAATTCAGAAGTATTTGAAGAAATTTGCATTGCCAGTCGTACGGTTTCAAAATGCGATGAACTGAAGGAGAAACTACAAGGTGGAAAGACAAAAATATCTACTGCAAAAGTAGATGCAGATAATGTAGACGAGTTGATCGCATTAATCAATGATTTTAAACCTGATGTAGTTTTAAATCTAGCACTACCATATCAAGATTTGACCATAATGGATGCTTGCTTAGCGACAAAGACAAATTACGTAGATACAGCAAATTATGAGCCTCTTGATACCGCTAAATTCGAATACAAATGGCAATGGGCATATCAAGATAAATTTAAAGAAGCAGGCATTACAGCTCTTTTAGGAAGTGGTTTTGACCCAGGAGTAACAGGAGTCTTCTCTGCATACGCTATGAAACATTATTTTGATGAAATACATGAGATCGATATTTTAGATTGTAATGGTGGAGATCACGGTTATCCATTTGCGACAAATTTTAACCCTGAAATCAATATACGTGAAGTAACCGCAAATGGAAGCTATTGGGAAAATGGGGAATGGATTGAAACAGAGCCGATGGAAATTAAAAGGGTTTATGATTTTCCAGAAGTGGGCACAAAAGACATGTATCTTCTTCACCACGAAGAACTAGAAAGTCTAGCCTTAAATATTAAGGGAATCAAACGAATCCGATTCTTTATGACTTTTGGACAAAGCTATCTTACTCACTTAAAATGCTTAGAAAACGTAGGGATGACTTCTATTGAACCAATTGAATTTGAAGGAAAGCAAATTGTGCCTTTACAGTTTTTAAAAGCTGTTCTTCCAGACCCTGCATCTTTAGGACCTCGTACAGTAGGTAAGACGAATATCGGTTGCATCTTTAAAGGAATAAAGGATGGAGAGCCAAAAACTTATTATGTATACAATGTCTGCGATCATCAAGAATCGTATAGAGAAGTTGGAAGCCAAGCCATCAGCTATACTACAGGCGTACCAGCTATGATCGGAGCTATGATGCTCATGACTGGAACATGGAAAGGCGAAGGGGTATTCAATATCGAACAATTTGATCCAGATCCATTTATGGAAGCCTTAAATAAATGGGGACTTCCTTGGAAGGAAGACTTTAATCCAGAGTTGGTGGACTAA
- a CDS encoding DUF134 domain-containing protein, with translation MPRPKKCRRVCCLPDNSKFGPLDVENDENNHLIMAVDEYETIRLIDFEGLNQEECSLRMNVARTTVQAIYNNARKKLAEFLVNGKVLHIAGGEYQLCNETIKPCGKSCCSEAKCKQKF, from the coding sequence ATGCCAAGACCAAAAAAATGTAGAAGAGTTTGTTGTCTTCCGGATAATAGCAAATTTGGACCACTTGACGTAGAAAATGATGAGAATAATCACCTTATTATGGCCGTAGATGAATATGAGACCATAAGGTTAATCGACTTTGAGGGATTGAATCAAGAAGAGTGTTCTCTTAGGATGAATGTAGCTCGCACTACAGTACAGGCTATCTATAATAATGCTAGAAAAAAGCTTGCTGAATTTTTAGTAAATGGCAAAGTCCTTCATATTGCTGGTGGGGAATATCAATTATGTAATGAGACCATCAAGCCATGTGGCAAATCCTGTTGCAGTGAAGCGAAATGCAAACAAAAGTTTTAA
- the speE gene encoding polyamine aminopropyltransferase, whose product MNLVFTEKHTENVGLSIGVTRQLYSGQSEFQLIEVFESEDFGRFLALDGFMMLTEKDEFIYHEMIVHVPMAVHPNPRNILIIGGGDGGAVRELCRYKSVEHIDLVEIDEQVVQVCKEHLPTVASDLDDSRVKIHYEDGLRYIRRFTDYYDLIIVDSTDPFGPGEGLFTKEFYGNCNKALKEDGILSNQHESPFYPLDASAVRQIHKRVITSFPLCRVYQAHIPTYPSGHWLFGFSSKKYHPVKDLDCQKWEELGLKTRYYNTKLHKASFALPTYVEELIREVE is encoded by the coding sequence ATGAATCTAGTATTTACAGAAAAGCACACAGAAAATGTTGGTTTATCTATAGGAGTAACACGTCAGCTTTATTCTGGACAAAGTGAATTTCAACTAATAGAAGTCTTTGAATCAGAAGATTTTGGGCGTTTTTTAGCCTTAGATGGATTTATGATGTTAACGGAAAAGGATGAATTTATTTATCATGAAATGATCGTCCATGTGCCTATGGCCGTTCATCCCAATCCTCGAAATATCCTCATTATCGGAGGAGGAGATGGAGGAGCAGTAAGAGAGCTATGTCGCTATAAAAGCGTAGAGCACATCGATTTAGTTGAAATTGATGAGCAGGTAGTGCAGGTGTGCAAAGAGCATTTGCCAACAGTAGCTTCTGATTTAGATGACTCTAGAGTCAAAATTCACTATGAAGACGGTTTACGCTATATTAGACGTTTTACGGATTACTATGATCTTATCATTGTAGATTCTACAGATCCTTTTGGTCCAGGAGAAGGGCTGTTTACAAAAGAATTTTATGGCAATTGCAATAAGGCCCTAAAAGAGGATGGCATTTTATCTAATCAGCATGAGAGTCCCTTTTATCCATTAGATGCCTCTGCCGTTCGTCAAATACACAAGAGGGTGATTACTAGTTTTCCATTGTGCAGAGTGTATCAGGCTCATATTCCTACTTATCCTTCTGGTCATTGGTTGTTTGGATTTTCCTCTAAGAAATACCATCCTGTGAAGGATTTAGATTGTCAAAAGTGGGAAGAACTAGGTCTTAAAACCCGGTATTACAATACAAAATTGCATAAAGCATCCTTCGCATTGCCTACTTATGTAGAAGAACTAATCAGGGAAGTGGAGTAA
- a CDS encoding CDIF630_02480 family spore surface protein, whose product MAKNRYKEKHMQKPIENHDTAAWANSKEQLNQSQVNVPDEKQVRNAKEYVDSNQK is encoded by the coding sequence ATGGCTAAAAATAGATACAAAGAAAAGCATATGCAAAAACCTATAGAAAATCACGACACTGCAGCATGGGCAAATTCAAAGGAGCAATTAAACCAATCACAGGTTAATGTGCCTGATGAAAAACAAGTGAGAAACGCAAAGGAATATGTAGATTCAAATCAAAAATAA
- the speD gene encoding adenosylmethionine decarboxylase, producing the protein MEKKLKLYGFNNLTKSLSFNIYDVCYAKSAVEQQEYIAYIDEEYNSERLTGILTSLTDMIGAQVLSISKQDYDPEGASVTILIAEKAINSLRMRGDAVVAHLDKSHVTVHTYPEYHPDTFIATFRVDIDVATCGEITPLSTLDFLIDSFDSDIITMDYRVRGFTRDVNGEKLFMDHEINSIQDYIANSTLEKYEKVDINVKEANLFHTKMLLKELELKNYLFNKKEEELSIDKRNEIKDSLRKEMLDIYYGQNIK; encoded by the coding sequence ATGGAAAAAAAACTTAAACTATACGGATTTAATAATCTAACAAAATCATTAAGTTTTAACATATATGATGTCTGTTATGCAAAAAGTGCTGTGGAACAACAAGAGTACATAGCTTATATCGATGAGGAATACAATTCAGAACGTCTTACGGGCATTTTGACTTCTTTGACGGATATGATTGGGGCTCAAGTACTAAGTATCTCAAAGCAGGATTATGATCCAGAAGGGGCTAGTGTTACAATTCTTATTGCAGAAAAGGCTATAAATAGCCTGAGAATGCGAGGAGATGCCGTAGTAGCTCATTTAGACAAAAGCCATGTAACCGTTCATACTTATCCAGAGTATCATCCGGATACCTTTATCGCTACATTTAGAGTCGATATCGATGTAGCCACTTGTGGAGAAATTACTCCATTGAGTACCTTAGATTTTCTGATTGATAGCTTTGATTCAGATATCATTACAATGGATTATCGAGTAAGAGGGTTTACAAGAGATGTAAATGGGGAAAAATTATTTATGGATCATGAGATCAATTCCATTCAGGATTATATTGCAAATTCAACACTTGAAAAGTATGAAAAAGTAGATATCAATGTAAAAGAAGCAAATTTATTCCATACAAAAATGCTTTTAAAAGAATTAGAACTAAAAAACTACCTCTTCAACAAAAAGGAAGAGGAATTATCTATAGATAAACGAAATGAAATCAAAGATAGCTTACGCAAAGAAATGCTCGACATATACTATGGTCAAAATATAAAATAA
- the nifJ gene encoding pyruvate:ferredoxin (flavodoxin) oxidoreductase encodes MKTQTMDGNQAAAYASYALTEVASIFPITPSTPMAEGVDEWSAHGKKNIFDQEVKVIEMQSETGAVATMRGSLQSGALASTYTASQGLLLMIPNLYKMAGELLPGVLHVSARTIATHALSIYGDHQDVMACRQTGVGMLASSNVQEAMDLGVIAHLAAIESRIPFLHFFDGFRTSHEVQKIGVIDYDEIKKLVHSKAIQEFRKRALNPEHPVVRGTTQNPDIYFQQRESSNPFYDKLPNIVQSYMDKLSKVTNRKYNLFDYYGAEDAQSIIIAMGSGSDTIEETVDYLSNKGEKVGAIKIHLYRPFSEEHFLKAIPNSVKKIAVLDRTKEPGSIGEPLYLDVVKAFKNDSRNPIIVGGRYGLSSKDTRPSQIVAVFKNLKEQEAKDRFTIGIVDDVTHTSLPEEDIIETTPEGTINCKIWGLGSDGTVGANKSAIKIIGDNTDLHVQGYFSYDSKKSGGTTVSHLRFGPKPLRSPYLVYNANYIACHNKSFIYQYDLLKGLKKGGTFVLNCPWGPHELEEKIPASIRQYIGENNINFYIINALNIASEVGLGNRINMVMQSVFFKLANIIPYEKAVEYLKNSIEKMYGKKGQEIVEINKKAVDKAVNALIKVDVPESWKNATDEDFPIKKEPDFIKNIQRPMARHEGDELPVSAFKGMEDGTYPLGTTAYEKRGIAPMLPEWQIDRCIQCGRCSYICPHATIRPIILDDGEEKRKPDTFKTTTAKGKGLEDYQWRIQVAPLDCTGCGNCADVCPAPGKALIMKSAEQEIEKESENWEFATTVTSKEELVNIYTVRGSQFVKPYLEFNGACPGCGETPYIKLLTQFYGDRMVISNATGCSSIWGASAPSIAYSTNAEGKGPAWINPLFEDAAEFGLGLYLGEKQIREKLSTLMQQALDTTIDEATKKAFQNWIDNYHDGEGSKKATDEVFEALYHYDYKDNQLIKDVLDLSDHLIKKSYWAIGGDGWAYDIDYGGLDHVLSTGDNVNIFVMDTEVYSNTGGQCSKATPTASVAKFAAAGKKIRKKDLGLMAMSYGYVYVGQIAIGADMNQTIKAIKEAESYNGPSLIIAYSPCINHGIKTGMGTSIREEQKAVEAGYWHLYRYNPELKNEGKNPFILDSKEPTDDYKEFLHGEVRYSQLMNVFPEIAGEMFDLSDAHAKERYRRLKAFADHDVL; translated from the coding sequence ATGAAAACTCAAACTATGGACGGCAATCAAGCTGCCGCATATGCATCTTATGCTCTCACAGAAGTTGCATCGATTTTCCCAATAACTCCTTCAACACCTATGGCTGAAGGGGTGGATGAATGGTCTGCTCACGGCAAGAAAAACATCTTTGATCAAGAAGTTAAAGTCATCGAAATGCAGTCAGAGACTGGTGCAGTTGCTACTATGAGAGGTTCTCTACAATCTGGAGCACTAGCTTCCACTTATACTGCTTCTCAAGGCCTCCTTTTAATGATCCCTAATTTATATAAAATGGCTGGCGAACTTTTACCTGGTGTATTACACGTATCAGCTAGAACGATTGCCACTCATGCTCTTTCCATTTATGGAGATCATCAAGACGTCATGGCGTGTAGACAGACAGGTGTGGGGATGCTTGCTTCTTCAAATGTACAAGAAGCAATGGATTTAGGAGTAATCGCACACTTAGCAGCAATCGAATCACGAATACCTTTTTTACACTTCTTTGATGGATTTAGAACTTCTCATGAAGTTCAAAAAATAGGTGTTATCGATTACGATGAAATAAAAAAATTAGTTCATTCTAAAGCAATACAAGAGTTTAGAAAAAGAGCATTAAATCCAGAACATCCTGTAGTTAGGGGAACTACACAAAATCCAGACATTTACTTCCAACAAAGAGAGAGTTCAAACCCATTTTATGATAAACTTCCTAATATTGTTCAAAGCTATATGGATAAATTATCTAAAGTCACTAATCGAAAATATAATCTATTTGATTATTATGGTGCAGAAGATGCTCAAAGTATTATTATAGCAATGGGATCTGGATCAGACACGATAGAGGAGACAGTAGATTATTTAAGCAACAAAGGCGAAAAAGTTGGCGCTATAAAAATACATCTTTATCGACCTTTTTCTGAAGAACATTTTCTTAAGGCTATTCCAAATTCAGTCAAAAAAATTGCTGTATTAGATCGAACAAAAGAGCCTGGTTCTATTGGTGAACCCTTGTATTTAGATGTAGTAAAGGCTTTTAAAAACGATAGTAGAAATCCTATTATTGTTGGAGGAAGATATGGTCTTTCCTCAAAAGATACTAGACCATCACAAATTGTGGCAGTATTTAAAAATTTAAAAGAGCAAGAAGCAAAAGATCGATTTACCATAGGAATCGTAGACGATGTAACACATACTTCACTTCCAGAAGAAGACATAATTGAAACAACTCCTGAAGGCACAATAAACTGCAAAATTTGGGGATTAGGGTCTGATGGTACTGTAGGAGCGAATAAATCAGCAATAAAAATCATTGGAGATAATACAGATCTTCATGTGCAGGGATACTTCTCTTATGACAGTAAAAAGTCTGGTGGAACCACAGTATCTCACTTGCGATTTGGACCAAAACCTTTGCGTTCTCCTTATTTAGTGTATAATGCAAATTATATTGCTTGTCACAACAAATCCTTTATATATCAATACGACTTATTAAAAGGTCTTAAAAAGGGTGGCACTTTTGTATTAAATTGCCCATGGGGTCCTCATGAATTAGAAGAAAAAATCCCAGCTAGTATAAGACAGTATATAGGGGAAAATAATATTAATTTCTATATTATTAATGCCTTAAACATCGCTTCTGAGGTAGGTTTAGGTAATCGAATTAATATGGTTATGCAATCTGTTTTCTTTAAGCTTGCAAATATTATTCCATATGAAAAAGCCGTAGAATATTTAAAAAACTCTATCGAGAAAATGTATGGAAAAAAAGGTCAAGAAATTGTTGAAATAAATAAAAAAGCAGTAGACAAGGCAGTAAACGCTCTTATTAAAGTAGATGTACCAGAATCGTGGAAAAACGCAACAGATGAAGATTTTCCTATTAAGAAAGAACCTGATTTTATTAAAAATATCCAAAGACCAATGGCTAGACATGAAGGAGACGAGCTTCCTGTTAGCGCATTTAAAGGCATGGAAGACGGGACTTATCCTTTAGGTACTACTGCATATGAAAAACGAGGCATTGCACCAATGCTTCCAGAATGGCAAATCGATCGGTGCATACAATGTGGTAGATGCTCATATATTTGCCCTCATGCAACTATTAGGCCTATTATCTTAGATGATGGAGAAGAAAAACGTAAACCTGATACCTTTAAAACTACAACTGCTAAAGGTAAAGGACTAGAAGATTACCAATGGCGTATTCAGGTTGCACCTTTAGATTGTACTGGTTGCGGAAATTGCGCTGATGTATGCCCTGCACCAGGAAAAGCACTTATTATGAAATCTGCAGAACAAGAAATAGAAAAAGAATCTGAAAATTGGGAATTTGCAACGACGGTTACTTCTAAAGAGGAGCTCGTAAACATTTATACTGTCAGAGGTAGCCAATTTGTAAAACCTTATCTAGAATTTAACGGTGCTTGCCCAGGATGTGGTGAGACTCCTTATATCAAACTTTTGACTCAGTTCTATGGAGACCGCATGGTTATATCCAATGCTACAGGTTGTTCCTCTATCTGGGGAGCTTCTGCACCTTCTATTGCCTATTCTACGAATGCAGAAGGAAAAGGCCCTGCCTGGATTAATCCACTGTTTGAAGACGCTGCAGAGTTTGGGCTTGGTTTATATCTAGGTGAAAAGCAAATTAGGGAAAAATTATCTACTTTAATGCAACAAGCTTTAGACACTACAATTGATGAAGCTACGAAGAAAGCATTCCAAAATTGGATAGACAATTACCATGATGGCGAAGGATCTAAAAAAGCTACAGACGAAGTTTTTGAAGCCTTGTACCATTATGATTATAAAGATAATCAACTAATTAAAGATGTATTGGATTTATCAGACCATCTCATCAAAAAATCTTACTGGGCTATCGGTGGAGATGGATGGGCATATGACATCGACTATGGTGGATTAGATCACGTTTTATCTACAGGAGACAATGTAAATATATTTGTCATGGATACAGAAGTTTATTCAAATACAGGTGGTCAGTGCTCAAAAGCTACTCCTACTGCTAGCGTAGCAAAATTTGCTGCTGCAGGAAAGAAAATCAGAAAAAAAGACTTAGGTCTTATGGCTATGTCTTATGGCTATGTATATGTAGGCCAGATTGCAATAGGTGCAGATATGAATCAAACCATCAAAGCCATAAAAGAAGCTGAAAGTTATAATGGGCCATCTTTAATCATTGCTTACTCGCCATGTATCAATCATGGAATAAAAACAGGTATGGGAACAAGCATAAGAGAAGAACAAAAGGCTGTCGAAGCAGGTTACTGGCACCTTTACCGATATAATCCTGAACTAAAGAATGAAGGTAAAAATCCTTTTATTTTAGATTCAAAAGAACCAACAGATGACTATAAAGAATTCCTACATGGAGAAGTTCGATATTCACAATTGATGAACGTGTTCCCTGAAATTGCAGGTGAAATGTTTGACTTATCAGATGCTCATGCTAAGGAAAGATACAGAAGACTAAAGGCTTTTGCTGATCATGATGTATTATAA
- the speB gene encoding agmatinase → MEKFLGCETNYEQADIVIFGAPFDSTTSFRPGTRFASRTMRAESFGLETYSPYLDADMEDQKVCDDGDLELCFGDPKSALDAIEEKTAQILKDHKLPVMIGGEHLVTLGALRAAHSKHSDLHIIHFDAHTDLRNDYLGATLSHATVLRRAWDLVGDGRIFQFGIRSGERVEFEWAKDHVHLQKFDFMGLEDVIMSLQGKPIYFTLDLDVLDPSVFPGTGTPEPGGVNFLQLLEAVRKVCKLDIVACDINELCPVYDQSGVSTAVALKIMRELLLELSIKNK, encoded by the coding sequence ATGGAGAAGTTTCTTGGATGTGAGACAAACTATGAACAAGCAGATATCGTAATTTTTGGAGCTCCCTTCGACTCTACTACAAGCTTTCGGCCAGGAACTCGTTTTGCTAGTAGAACCATGCGAGCAGAATCCTTTGGCTTAGAGACTTATAGCCCTTATTTAGATGCAGACATGGAAGACCAAAAGGTTTGTGATGATGGAGATTTAGAATTGTGCTTTGGTGATCCAAAGTCAGCATTAGACGCTATCGAAGAAAAAACAGCACAAATCTTAAAGGATCATAAATTGCCGGTTATGATCGGTGGAGAGCATTTAGTCACTTTAGGTGCACTTAGAGCTGCTCATAGTAAACACTCGGATTTGCATATTATCCATTTTGATGCCCATACAGACTTGCGAAATGATTATTTAGGAGCTACGCTCTCTCATGCTACGGTTTTGAGACGAGCTTGGGATTTGGTTGGAGATGGGCGGATTTTTCAGTTTGGTATTCGCTCAGGGGAAAGAGTTGAGTTTGAATGGGCAAAAGACCATGTACACTTACAAAAGTTTGATTTTATGGGACTAGAGGATGTCATTATGTCTTTACAGGGCAAGCCCATCTATTTTACTTTAGATTTAGATGTATTAGACCCATCTGTTTTTCCAGGTACAGGTACTCCTGAACCTGGGGGAGTGAATTTTTTACAATTGTTAGAGGCAGTGAGAAAAGTATGTAAACTAGATATTGTAGCCTGTGATATCAACGAGCTGTGTCCTGTTTACGATCAAAGTGGAGTTTCTACTGCCGTAGCTTTAAAAATTATGAGAGAATTGTTGTTAGAATTGAGTATTAAAAACAAATGA
- a CDS encoding aminotransferase class I/II-fold pyridoxal phosphate-dependent enzyme codes for MFIERQRKAPIYEALKRFKSERVVPFDVPGHKQGRGNPELTNFLGKQCMELDVNSMKPLDNLCHPISVIKEAEELAAEAFGAAHAFFMVNGTTSAVQSMILSVCKRGEKIILPRNVHRSVINALIICGAIPVYVNPQTDERLGISLGMRLEDVKKAILENPDAKAVFVNNPTYYGICSNIKEISKLAHQYNMYVLADEAHGTHFYFGKNMPTNAMAAGADMASISMHKSGGSLTQSSFLVIGPNMSEGYIRQIINLTQTTSGSYLLMSSLDLSRKNLYLNGEDIFQKVCSLTDYARKEINEIGDYYAYSKEIVNGDSVFDFDHTKLSINTFDTGLAGLEVYDILRDEYGIQIEFGDLGNILAYISVGDRQRDIERLISALAEIRRLYKRDKSGMLKMEYISPQVATTPNEAFYADTKSLPIGETAGYICAECVMCYPPGIPILAPGERITREILDYIKYIKEKGGSLTGPEDLELEYLNVLS; via the coding sequence GTGTTTATTGAAAGACAAAGAAAAGCCCCTATCTACGAAGCTTTAAAAAGATTCAAATCAGAAAGAGTAGTTCCATTTGATGTACCAGGTCATAAACAGGGCAGAGGCAATCCAGAGCTGACGAATTTTTTAGGCAAACAGTGTATGGAATTAGACGTAAATTCTATGAAACCTTTGGACAATCTATGTCATCCTATATCTGTAATAAAAGAAGCAGAAGAGTTGGCGGCAGAAGCTTTTGGTGCAGCTCATGCATTTTTTATGGTCAATGGGACTACATCAGCTGTTCAAAGTATGATTTTGAGTGTGTGTAAAAGGGGAGAAAAGATCATCCTGCCTCGAAATGTGCATCGTAGCGTAATCAATGCACTTATTATCTGTGGCGCAATACCTGTTTATGTCAATCCACAGACAGATGAACGGTTAGGGATTTCTCTTGGCATGAGACTTGAAGATGTCAAAAAAGCAATTTTAGAAAATCCAGATGCCAAAGCCGTTTTTGTCAATAATCCAACCTACTATGGTATCTGCTCAAATATTAAGGAAATCTCAAAGTTAGCGCACCAATATAATATGTATGTTTTAGCAGATGAGGCTCATGGAACTCATTTTTATTTTGGCAAAAATATGCCTACAAATGCTATGGCTGCTGGAGCAGATATGGCGAGTATCAGCATGCACAAGTCAGGTGGCTCATTAACCCAAAGTTCTTTTCTGGTTATTGGACCAAATATGAGTGAAGGATATATAAGACAGATTATCAATTTAACTCAAACAACGAGTGGCTCTTACTTGCTTATGTCTAGTTTAGACTTGTCTCGAAAAAACTTGTATCTAAATGGTGAGGATATCTTCCAAAAAGTATGCTCCTTAACAGATTACGCGCGGAAAGAAATCAATGAAATAGGGGACTATTACGCTTATTCTAAAGAAATCGTCAATGGAGATTCTGTATTTGATTTTGATCATACTAAGCTTAGCATTAACACTTTTGACACAGGATTAGCAGGTTTAGAAGTATACGATATTTTAAGAGATGAGTATGGCATTCAAATAGAATTTGGGGATCTTGGAAATATATTAGCTTATATTTCGGTGGGGGATAGACAACGAGATATAGAGCGTTTGATTAGCGCATTAGCTGAAATAAGACGCCTTTATAAAAGAGATAAATCCGGAATGTTAAAAATGGAGTATATCAGCCCACAAGTAGCAACCACTCCTAACGAAGCATTTTATGCAGATACCAAGTCCTTGCCTATTGGAGAAACAGCAGGTTATATTTGTGCAGAGTGCGTTATGTGTTATCCACCAGGTATTCCAATACTCGCTCCTGGAGAGCGAATAACAAGAGAAATTTTAGATTATATAAAGTACATCAAGGAAAAGGGCGGTTCTTTAACAGGTCCTGAAGACTTAGAATTAGAATATTTAAATGTTTTAAGCTAG
- a CDS encoding NifB/NifX family molybdenum-iron cluster-binding protein, protein MKIALPSRQNRIDDHFGHCEYFTVFTIEGKEIISEETITSPEGCGCKSNIAQQLAQMNVTMMLAGNMGEGAVNVLNRSGIKVIRGCSGDVREVALAYINGTLIDSGVACAAHEHGCH, encoded by the coding sequence ATGAAAATTGCTTTACCATCTCGTCAAAATCGAATTGATGATCATTTTGGGCATTGTGAGTACTTTACAGTCTTCACAATAGAAGGCAAAGAGATTATATCTGAAGAAACGATTACATCACCTGAAGGTTGTGGATGTAAGTCAAATATTGCACAGCAATTAGCTCAAATGAACGTTACCATGATGCTTGCAGGCAATATGGGTGAAGGTGCTGTAAACGTCTTAAATCGCTCTGGAATAAAAGTAATACGGGGATGTTCTGGTGATGTAAGAGAAGTAGCATTAGCTTATATCAATGGGACACTAATAGACTCTGGAGTAGCCTGTGCTGCACACGAGCACGGCTGTCATTAA
- the nspC gene encoding carboxynorspermidine decarboxylase has protein sequence MKDRFYDLPTPCYVVDEKKVISNLEVLKDVMDRSGCKILLAQKAFSMFSMYPLISRYLCGTAASGLYEAKLGHEHFSGENHVFSPAYKEEEFIEIVEICDHIIFNSFSQWRKFGPRALKKERSCGLRINPEWSTQEGHEIYDPCATGSRLGTTIEHFYPDQLGDLEGLHMHTLCEQNSDDLVTTLRVAEEKFGSYMKQMKWINLGGGHHITRKDYDIETLVSEIIRVREKYDVVVYLEPGEAVVLNTGYLVTTVLETMHNKIDIAILDTSAACHMPDVLEMPYRPEIIGAKLPNEKKYTYRLGGPTCLAGDIIGDYSFDEPLKEGDKLIFCDMAHYSMVKNNTFNGMPLPAIAIQGIDGENKIVRQFGYEDFKGRLS, from the coding sequence ATGAAAGATCGTTTTTATGATCTACCTACACCTTGTTATGTAGTAGATGAAAAAAAAGTGATTTCTAATCTAGAGGTACTAAAAGATGTTATGGATCGCAGCGGATGCAAGATTTTACTAGCACAAAAGGCTTTTTCTATGTTTAGCATGTACCCTTTGATTTCAAGATATCTATGTGGTACAGCAGCTAGTGGGCTTTATGAAGCCAAACTAGGCCATGAACATTTTAGTGGGGAAAATCACGTATTTTCCCCTGCTTATAAAGAAGAAGAATTTATTGAAATCGTAGAAATTTGCGATCATATTATTTTCAATTCCTTTTCTCAGTGGCGAAAATTTGGTCCTCGTGCTTTAAAAAAAGAGCGCTCTTGCGGACTTCGGATTAATCCTGAATGGTCTACTCAAGAAGGACATGAAATTTACGATCCCTGTGCTACCGGTTCTCGTTTAGGTACAACTATTGAACATTTTTATCCTGACCAACTAGGAGATTTAGAAGGACTTCACATGCATACATTATGTGAACAAAATTCGGATGATTTAGTAACCACTCTTCGAGTAGCAGAAGAAAAGTTCGGTTCTTATATGAAGCAGATGAAGTGGATTAATTTAGGTGGCGGTCACCATATTACGAGAAAAGATTACGATATAGAAACTTTAGTTTCTGAGATTATTCGAGTTAGAGAAAAATATGATGTAGTGGTGTATTTAGAGCCTGGGGAAGCAGTCGTTCTAAACACAGGATATTTAGTGACTACTGTTCTAGAGACCATGCACAATAAAATAGACATTGCTATATTAGACACTTCAGCAGCTTGCCACATGCCAGATGTACTAGAAATGCCCTACCGACCAGAAATTATTGGCGCTAAACTGCCAAATGAAAAAAAGTATACCTATAGGCTCGGAGGTCCAACCTGTTTAGCAGGAGATATTATCGGCGATTATTCTTTTGATGAACCCCTTAAAGAAGGAGATAAACTAATATTTTGTGATATGGCTCATTACAGTATGGTTAAAAACAACACCTTTAATGGTATGCCACTACCTGCTATAGCGATTCAAGGAATAGATGGAGAAAACAAAATCGTACGCCAATTTGGTTATGAGGATTTTAAGGGAAGACTTTCGTAA